The following coding sequences are from one Peromyscus eremicus chromosome X, PerEre_H2_v1, whole genome shotgun sequence window:
- the LOC131899441 gene encoding uncharacterized protein LOC131899441, producing the protein MYKLTYETQSSTEEKKWIFRLTSLICSFMVWGFEISLATSRYWRLWEFNSKAINRMYIGLWEAYYYQEVNKSGSITKMPMHSAMNSNWTIPIEIEYARGLITMANFIQPVVLLFSSLAIMVWQIRAPYPDFVVLCYNTSIFCMSLNIICIVLAVSGNYVVDIYGKSTLDFPAMFPIRKHDLVRKRKTHVFPLGMLTAVLSVISIFGLLYEIWLLKPKTRVKP; encoded by the exons ATGTATAAACTCACCTATGAAACACAGAG TTCTACTGAAGAGAAGAAGTGGATCTTCAGATTGACAAGCCTCATTTGCAGCTTTATGGTCTGGGGTTTTGAGATAAGCCTAGCTACCAGTAGATACTGGCGCCTGTGGGAATTCAACAGCAAGGCTATAAACCGGATGTACATTGGATTGTGGGAAGCTTATTATTATCAAGAAGTCAACAAATCAGGTTCAATAACCAAGATGCCAATGCACAGTGCTATGAACTCCAACTGGACCATTCCAATAGAAATTGAGTATGCACGGGGCCTGATCACAATGGCTAATTTTATACAGCCCGTAGTCCTTCTTTTCAGCTCATTGGCCATTATGGTCTGGCAGATCAGGGCCCCATACCCTGATTTCGTGGTCCTGTGCTACAACACTTCTATCTTTTGTATGAGTCTCAATATCATTTGCATAGTTTTGGCTGTGAGCGGGAATTATGTAGTGGACATTTATGGTAAAAGCACCCTTGACTTCCCAGCAATGTTTCCCATTAGAAAACATGATCTGGTAAGGAAGCGGAAAACCCACGTGTTCCCACTGGGGATGCTGACAGCTGTGCTTTCAGTCATCAGCATTTTTGGATTGTTGTATGAGATATGGTTACTGAAACCAAAGACCAGAGTTAAGCCCTGA